In Clostridium sp. DL-VIII, the following proteins share a genomic window:
- a CDS encoding MOSC domain-containing protein, protein MGRVIAVCISEKRGTQKTNIKEANFIENFGIEKDAHAGDWHRQVSLLSYEKIDEFNKKGANVIDGAFGENLVVDGIKFTELPVGTKLQCNDVILEMTQIGKECHSHCEIYKKMGECIMPTNGVFAKVIKGGKIKCGDEMMVI, encoded by the coding sequence ATGGGGAGAGTCATAGCAGTATGTATAAGTGAAAAACGTGGTACACAAAAGACTAACATTAAAGAGGCTAATTTTATAGAAAACTTTGGAATAGAAAAAGATGCTCATGCAGGAGATTGGCATAGACAAGTAAGTTTATTGTCTTATGAAAAAATAGATGAATTTAATAAAAAGGGTGCTAATGTGATAGATGGAGCATTTGGTGAAAATCTAGTAGTAGACGGTATAAAATTTACAGAACTGCCTGTTGGAACAAAGCTACAGTGCAATGATGTGATTTTAGAGATGACACAAATAGGCAAAGAGTGTCACAGTCATTGTGAAATCTATAAAAAAATGGGAGAATGCATCATGCCAACAAACGGCGTATTCGCAAAAGTTATTAAAGGCGGAAAGATAAAATGCGGAGATGAAATGATGGTCATTTAA
- a CDS encoding RidA family protein, with translation MLKVTNTEKAPAAIGPYSQAISFGDLLFTSGQIPLDPVTGEVVGTNIEEQALQVMKNISAILEASDTQFKNVIKTTCFIANMSDFAKFNEVYAKYFVSNPARSCVAVKELPKGVLCEVEVIACKNS, from the coding sequence ATGTTAAAAGTAACAAACACAGAAAAGGCTCCAGCAGCCATAGGACCATATTCACAAGCAATAAGCTTTGGAGATTTATTATTTACATCAGGACAAATACCACTAGATCCTGTAACTGGCGAGGTAGTAGGGACTAATATAGAAGAACAGGCTCTTCAAGTCATGAAGAATATTTCAGCTATATTAGAAGCAAGTGACACTCAGTTTAAGAATGTTATTAAAACAACTTGTTTTATTGCAAACATGAGTGATTTTGCTAAATTTAATGAAGTTTATGCAAAATATTTTGTTAGCAATCCAGCACGTTCATGTGTGGCTGTAAAAGAACTTCCTAAGGGAGTTTTATGTGAAGTTGAAGTGATAGCCTGCAAAAATTCATAA
- a CDS encoding nitronate monooxygenase family protein — protein sequence MNFNSLKIGNLIAPIPIIQGGMGIGVSSSNLAAAVANAGGVGIISAAQLGYNEDDFIKNPLEANLRALKKHITLAKSKAVNGIIGINAMVATNNYEAHIKAAIEAGVDLIISGAGLPTMLPKIVKGSSVKIAPIVSSLKAAKVILKLWDKHDNVAPDLVVIEGPKAGGHLGFKVEELEDGNIDFDKSVADIIDETKKYAKKYNKEIPVVVAGGVFDGYDIAKYLKLGASGVQMATRFVATEECDASDEFKNAYINCKKEDIQIVKSPVGMPGRAISNPFVKKAHSEGEKVTHCYNCLTPCNPATTPYCISKALINAVNGKIDEGLIFCGENASRITKITTVKELMDELVSELKNA from the coding sequence ATGAATTTTAATTCTCTTAAGATTGGAAATTTAATTGCCCCTATTCCTATTATTCAAGGAGGTATGGGTATTGGTGTTTCATCTTCAAATTTGGCTGCTGCTGTTGCAAATGCTGGCGGTGTTGGAATTATTTCTGCTGCACAGCTTGGTTACAATGAGGATGATTTTATAAAAAACCCTTTAGAAGCGAATTTAAGGGCTTTAAAGAAGCATATTACTCTTGCAAAGTCTAAAGCAGTAAATGGAATCATTGGTATTAATGCTATGGTTGCAACAAATAATTACGAAGCTCATATAAAAGCTGCAATAGAAGCTGGAGTTGATTTAATAATATCTGGAGCTGGACTTCCTACAATGCTACCTAAAATAGTAAAAGGTTCTTCTGTAAAAATTGCACCAATTGTATCTTCTTTAAAGGCGGCAAAAGTAATTCTAAAGCTTTGGGATAAGCATGATAATGTAGCCCCAGATCTTGTTGTTATCGAAGGCCCAAAAGCTGGTGGACATTTAGGTTTTAAGGTTGAAGAATTAGAAGACGGAAATATAGATTTTGACAAATCCGTTGCAGATATAATAGATGAAACAAAAAAATATGCAAAAAAATACAACAAAGAAATCCCAGTAGTAGTTGCTGGAGGAGTTTTTGATGGATATGATATTGCTAAGTACTTAAAATTAGGAGCTAGTGGTGTTCAAATGGCAACAAGATTTGTTGCAACTGAAGAATGTGATGCTTCTGATGAATTTAAGAATGCTTATATCAATTGCAAAAAAGAGGATATCCAAATAGTAAAGAGTCCTGTAGGAATGCCAGGAAGAGCTATTAGCAATCCATTTGTTAAAAAGGCTCATTCTGAAGGCGAAAAAGTAACTCATTGTTACAATTGTCTAACGCCTTGTAATCCTGCGACTACTCCTTATTGCATTAGTAAAGCATTAATAAACGCAGTAAATGGTAAGATTGATGAAGGTCTTATATTCTGTGGTGAAAATGCAAGTAGAATTACTAAAATTACGACGGTAAAAGAACTTATGGATGAATTGGTTTCAGAACTAAAAAATGCCTAA